One Cucumis melo cultivar AY chromosome 8, USDA_Cmelo_AY_1.0, whole genome shotgun sequence genomic window, GTATATTTATGCATTTATCTTCCTTCTCCATAGCTTTTGCAATTTATTAGATGCAGTTTTAGTCCCTAaagatttctttctttctcgCTTCGCAGAGTTGGAGGTGAGGACAACTTTTTCCACTGCAAAAAGTGTGGTAAGAACTTCGGAACAGTTTTTATGATTCAACTTCTTAGAGCTCTCTACATTTCCAACCACTCAACCGGAAGTTTCTTCATCTTTTCAGGTTGTTGCTATTCAAAACTGATGGAGAACTCCCACAATTGTGTGGAAAAGGCAATGCACCACAACTGTCCTGTTTGCTTTGAGGTGAAATTTCAAAACATGGAAGTTAGATATGGCATTTATCAATATAAAATGTTCTAAGTCAATAACATAATCAACCATCCGTTCCTGCAGTTTCTTTTTGATACAATGAGCGACATTTCCGTTTTGCCATGTGGACACACTATTCATTTAGAATGTGTGAAGGAGATGGAGCAACGTTTACAGTTAGTCCATCTCTTCTTTGCTACACAAAATCCATTTTGTTCTTTACGATCATTTAAATGAATTACCAAAACCGTTGCTTTGTATCTGCAGATACACATGCCCTGTTTGCTCAAAATCCTATTGCGATATGTCGAGCGTGTGGGAGAAACTCGATCACGAGGTTCGAACCCTTATAAACCTACAAAAGTAATAACAATAGACAACGTTCACATGATCCTAACATATTTTCACTTAAAATCTCAGGTTGCATCAACACCGATGCCACAAATGTACCAACATAAAATGGTAAGTACTGGGTGTAAACCGTAAAACAATGTGTGACTGCTGATTTTTTTTATGAACtgaaaatttttcttctttacttGTATTATGATCAGGTTTGGATTCTTTGCAACGACTGCAGTGAGATATCAGAGGTTAATTATCACATTGTGGCACACAAGTGCCTCAAATGCAAGTCTTATAATACAAGGCTGACACAAGGAGGGCCTTCTTCATGTTCACCAAGGATTGCTCAAATTGTGAGATAATATGACTGATTTCTAGACATAAGATTTATTTTAGAGGATCGTTCTCTAGCATTATTTCTAGCTGCTAGCTTATTATTATAAGGCATTCATTCAACTCTTAGCTGGTGGTTTCTTTCTTTGTAACCACCAATTATTGTGGAATTATGTGTTGTATTGGAAAATAATTGATGTATTATGTTTAGTCAATTGCAATTTAAAGCCTAAGGGTCCTTAGTTTATAGAGTTTGTATCATTTCTCTTAATCATTTGGCTGGGCTGCTTTAAAGTTGAAAATGGAAAATAGAGAATAGAGTTGAAATTACCTATGGGTGATAAAGGCACTTCCACTAACTAGCAAGGAAAAGTTTTGAATTCTTAAATATCATGATAAAAATATCTAATGGAAATGAAGGGAAAATATGACAAACCTGAGGTTAGAAAGTTTGAATAATACCATTGCTTTTCCCCAAGCTTTCTATGTTTTGGTAGGGTGTGAATTGTTCGGTTTAACTCGATTTTTATAGAAAATTGAAAGCAAACCGATAAATTGACGAAGTTAATGTGATAATCAAAACTGAACTACTTAGATTTTGGTTGCAAAATTTGTAGCGCAAACTCTTTTTCCTGTaataaacaaaattcaaatatatgtgtgtgtacatatacatatacatatatataagtttgttttttaaaacaattttaaaaagtagAAGACATGAACATCACAATGGCCTGGTTGTGAAATGATATCACACACCAATTTGACCATTTATAAATGCAACATATGTGTTAGATCCAGATCAATATAGGGTCAACAGTATAAGGGTAATTAGATAATTAGGCAGTTACCGAGAGTAGTTGTAAATAAGAAGTTGGTGAGTGAAGAAGGCAGAGTGGTTGAGTAGTTAGATCGAGTATTATTCTCATGAGAGGGGTCCCAAGTACCATAAACTTGGATAATATTGTAGTTCTTCATTAATTCATATATCGATTCTTGTTAGGATAGTTCTTTCATTAATTCATATATCAATTCTTGTTAGGAAGTATCCTAACATGGTAGCAAAAGGATCCTGGGAATATCTTATCTGACTTGGCAGAAACGAATCCCTGGGTTCACCAacttaataacaataatagccATGTTGATCAGAAGTGGATACATATACAATGCAACTTTAGCATTCCACATATTTATgaaataaaattcttttaacAATATCATACCATATCCCCTCCTTAATCTTCTTCAAAACTATGGTGATGTTTGATGAATTTTCTGAATCCTACATCCCCTCCTTGCAAGGCACGTTGTTGCAGCGACAAACGGGTTGGCCAGATGCTTCCCAGCCGTTGAAGCCGCGTTCAAGAACACATATGTTTTTTATTCCACCATCCTCCTTAATCCCCTCCAGATAGTTGGCAAGCTTCCTTGCGCAACTCGGGCCACGAACCTACAAGAAGAGAAAAACCATTTGGTTATAATAAGATTTGTTGACAAAACTTAGTTTCTAAAAGTAAAAGCTGAGCATAAACAGAAGGGGTCTCCGAGAAATGAGATGATAAGCTTTTTCCTTATTATTTTGCAAAAATGATGAAGATGCCACGGAAAAGATAATAGGCCAAATTCATGGTAGGAAAATTCATCCCTTAAAAACACTCTCTAAATGAATACAAAGTTTTTGAATAAATGAATGCAAAGTTTTATATTCAAAAGCTTTCCATTACTATACTAACAGGCTATTTATAGCCTTACAAGAAAATAAGACAAGTAACTAATTGATTATGAAATACTAACTAAACACTGATTAATATAAATCAAcaattaaacaaatataaaaCTGAAATATACTAATTATCTTATAATTCTCCTCATCTCCATTAAACATACATGAAAGTTAATGTTTGCATGGAAACATAAAGTATTAGCCAATTTTTTCTACAGATAAACTTCATTCAAGAACAATTGTCAGAATTAGCATGGCAACAAATGGCCAGGTAATGCAGAGGTAATAATAAATGAGAGAAAGACAGTAGAAGAAGAACTAATTAGGTGGAGTTAGAGAAGGGAAAACTAAAGGTTCCATATTTTCAAGGACAATGTGGAGCTCTTCATGGACTTGACAAGACGTTATAtaaatgaatgaaatgttagtAAAAGCATGAATAGTAATCAAGGCTCTAAACCCAGATTGGAAAATGCAATCGAAAGGAGTATTCCTTCAAAATGTTTCTTGAAAATGCCTGTAACAAAAGTACAAATTTTGCCCTTAGCCAAAGGATTTATGTAAAACTGAAAACAAGTTCAAATATCATGGGAGTGGTGGGAAAGGATCCAAGAACCATGAATTATGCGGGAATAGGAATACCATATGATATTGGAGAGTTGACTTTCAAGTTCTAACATAATAGGATTACTTGAACTTTTGACAGTGTCGATTAATTTTCTGGAGAGAACTTGGCCAGATCTTGGCTTGCGCCTTTGTACTAGTCTAAATAAA contains:
- the LOC103500836 gene encoding E3 ubiquitin-protein ligase RZFP34-like, encoding MMMECEMEAWISPNGDMSSIDLGYGSFGCSHYRRRCKIRAPCCNEIFDCRHCHNEAKNSLGVDPLLRHDIPRHDMEKVICSLCGTEQDVRQYCIQCEVCMGKYFCAKCKFFDDDVSKKQYHCNECGICRVGGEDNFFHCKKCGCCYSKLMENSHNCVEKAMHHNCPVCFEFLFDTMSDISVLPCGHTIHLECVKEMEQRLQYTCPVCSKSYCDMSSVWEKLDHEVASTPMPQMYQHKMVWILCNDCSEISEVNYHIVAHKCLKCKSYNTRLTQGGPSSCSPRIAQIVR